In Muribaculum gordoncarteri, the genomic window AGGCAAAAGCGTATGAGATAGGTTTCGAGTTTGCCGCACACGGCTTTCTCCGCTTCCGACTCGGTAGCGGAGTATATCGCATTGTTAACGCTCTCTTTCCATTCGCATAGTTTTCTATGGGCTTCAAGGGAGAAGGTCAGTTCTATTGGCTGTTCTTTTCCCTTGAAGTCAAAAGTAACGACTTTGCGTATAATCCGCTCCCATTGCTCCATGATGCCGTCCGGCATACGGTCAGAGCCCCATGTAGGCATATCGGTAATGTCGGGATAGACTTTCAGAAAGCGGGATGAAAAGCCGTTGACAACGCGCTCGCCACCGAATTGCTTTGCAAGCCGTCCCGGTTGGGTGCTTCCGATAATGGAGCAATACGGATTGGGTAGGAATATATGCTCATCAGTGGATTTTCGGATATACTTGAAAGGCGTGCCGCTGAACGCGCTGAGAAAATAGCTTTCATCCGAACTGTTGTAGCGGTTGAAGTTGGCAAACAGGCTTTCAAGTTCATCGCTGTAAAGGATTACGCCCTGCGGATTATCGCGCATGGCACCGATCAACGCCTCTATGGTCGCGTCGACAACCACATGACACCTGCGCCTCGGTCGCTCCATCTCCTCCGGCAAAGACAGTGCCGCGCGCTCTTTCGGAGATTTGGCCCCCATTGCTTGTAGGCTTTGAGTTTGGCGCAATATTCCCGGTCATACTCATGGTCGAGGTTGAGCAGAGGCGAAAGAGCGAGCCTGAGCGGTGGTGTCTTGCCGCAACTCGGATAACCGACAAGTGCCACATACATAATCGGTCGCTCAACCCATGTTGCCGAGAAGCGCACAGTCCAACGGTTACCCATTGCAGCAGCGAAAGTAGTGAACATGGACGCAGATATGAAATTGACGTTAAAATGCTCATACTCAACCAACGCTTTCACGATATTGCGGATAGCCGAAGGAAACACGCTTAGAGGGAAAGAGGGCACAACCTTTTGCGGCTTATGTTGAGGCTCTATCGGATCATCCTCATGCAACCCACAAGCCGGACGCAGTGGCATCCGTCTGTATCTTGCTGAATTATTGTAATTCATTTTGTATGGTATTGATGATGTATCAGCAGTCTGGAGTATCCCACTGAAAGAGGTGGGATAACTCCGACTTTGTGCTGATAGATAGATTGGGTTATCTCTTTCTTGGCATCGGCTTTTGAGATGCAAGTTGCAGGGCGAGGTCAGTGTCAATGACAATTTTCCTACCAACCTGTGTGATGGCTTTGTCTATGCGTCCGCTTTTCTTTATGCGGATGGCCGTAGGTTTGCTGCATGAGAATATCTCGCATATTCCGGCGATACCATAGACATAGTGCTTGGTTGCAGCATGTTCATTTGCCGGAGATTGGTTTGTGTTTGTGTCGGCAGATTGTCGTGAGAGGAACAACAGCTCTTCCCCCGTCATCTGCCACACAGGTTTTGAGAGTAATGACTGTAACTCCATGTGTGTAAAATGTTATTGGGGTGATAGGGCGGTAAAGGCAACGTGTTACACTAAAGACAATGTAGGGCGATAAAGGCAATCGGGAGTATGGCCATACTCTATGATGTCATGGATTGACACCGCAAAATTAAGTATGGGTTCACAAATTAAAAGAAATTCCGAACACTTTTCTTCGTTTTACCGCGTGATTTTAGGATTGACTAAGATTGGTGTAAAATGCCATCTCTGAATTTCAACCACTTACATAAATACAATACTTCTATAAGGACAAATATGGCATGGTTATCTTATTCTCACGAATGGTACATTAGGATTGCTTGATAAATCTATGGATAGAGCAGCCAACAGACAGTAAACATAACCACAATGATTGTCCGATTAATCTAATGAACATAAAAGAAACCGCGTCCCTCATGCTTGATTCTTTATGATACCAATGGTTTTGTATGTGGCTCAGTTCGCCTTTGATATTGTATGTATTTTTGTATGGAATGAAAATAATAACCGCCGCAACTTCTTGAGTTGCAGCGGTTATTGTGCTTTGTTTAGTGGAGTATAGCGGACTCGAACCGCTCACCTCGACACTGCCAGTGTCGCGCTCTAGCCAGATGAGCTAATACCCCTTATTGCTCGGCAAAGGTAATGCAAAAATATCAGTTACGCAAGTGTTGGCGCGAAAAAAAATAACAGTCATTATAACGAGAAACTGAAAAAGCGGCGCGGTCATCCCAAGAATAATGAATCAGGCAGTCGCACGACAAATTTTGAGAGGGCAAAAATTTGGGTGACGAAGTTAAAAGTCGTAAATTTGCAGCCAAGACCAAGTAATCTCGGAAAATAATATATGAAAAAGGTTTTGCTACTCGGTTCCGGAGCCCTTAAGATAGGGCAAGCGGGCGAATTTGACTACTCGGGTTCGCAGGCCCTGAAGGCATTGCGCGAAGAGGGTATCTCAACAGTTCTCATCAACCCCAACATCGCTACTATCCAGACTTCGGAAGGCGTAGCCGACCGGGTTTATTTCCTTCCCATTACTCCATATTTTGTCGAGGAGGTTATAAAGAAGGAGCGTCCCGACGGCATTCTCCTTGCATTCGGCGGACAGACCGCGCTCAACTGCGGCACGGAGCTCTACCTCAACGGCACGCTCGACCGCTACGGAGTGAAAGTGCTCGGTACCTCGGTAGAGGCAATCATGATAACCGAGGACCGCGACCTCTTTGTAAAGAAGCTCAATGAAATCGAAGTCAAGACTCCCGTATCACAGGCTGTAGAAACCATCGGCGACGCCATCGAGGTAGCCCACCGCATAGGCTTCCCGGTTATGGTGCGCTCGGGATACGCTCTCGGAGGCCTCGGTTCAGGCATCTGCTACAACGACGAGGAGTTCCGCACTCACTGCGAAAGTGCCCTCGCCTACTCCAAGCAGATTCTCGTCGAGGAGTCGCTCAAGGGATGGAAGGAGATTGAATTTGAGGTGATACGCGACGCCAACGACCACTGCTTCACCGTGGTGCCGATGGAAAACTTCGACCCGCTGGGCATCCACACCGGCGAATCAATCGTTGTCGCTCCCATTGTGTCGCTCACTCCCGACCAGATCAAGATGCTTGAGGACATCGCCACCCGCGTTGTGCGTCACATAGGCATCGTGGGCGAGTGCAACATCCAGTATGCATTCAACGCCGAAACCAACGATTACCGCATCATCGAGATAAACGCCCGCCTGAGCCGCTCGTCGGCGCTTGCATCGAAAGCATCGGGCTATCCCCTTGCATTCGTAGCCGCAAAGCTTGCTCTCGGATATACTCTCGACCAGATTGGCGAGATGGGCACCCCCAACTCAGCCTACGTGGCTCCCAAGGTCGACTACATGATCGTGAAGATACCCCGCTGGGACTTGACAAAATTTGTAGGCGTCGACCGCGAAATCGGTTCGTCGATGAAGTCGGTAGGCGAAATCATGTCGATAGGCAAGTCATTTGAGGAGATCATGCAGAAGGGTCTTCGCATGATCGGCCAGGGCATGCACGGATTTGTAGGCAACAACGACATCCACTTCGACGACCTTGACAATGCGCTGACACACCCCACCGACCTTCGTGTATTCGCCATAGCACAGGCTCTCGAAGAGGGCTATACAATCGACCGCATCGAAGAGCTGACCAAGATCGACAAGTGGTTTATCGAGCGGTTAAACAACATCGTCACCTATGCAGCCAAGCTGAAAGAGTATGACAAAATCGAGGATCTGCCGCGCGAAGTGCTCCACGAAGCCAAGCGTCTTGGATTCTCCGACTTCCAGATAGCCCGCCTTGTGGAGAACCCCGAAGGCACCATGGAGAGCGAAGTGCTGCGTGTGCGCGCTCACCGCAAGTCGCTTGAAGTGCTTCCCAAGGTGCGTCGCATCAACACCGTCGCATCAGAATACCCCGACCTCACCAACTACCTATATGTCACCTATGGTGCCGATGAGAACTCAATACGTTACGACCTTAACGCCGGCAACAACATCGTGGTGCTCGGCTCGGGTGCCTACCGCATCGGTAGCTCGGTAGAGTTTGACTGGTGCTCGGTAAATGCAGCCAGCACCTGCCGCAAGCTCGGCTACAAGTCGATAATGATCAACTACAACCCCGAAACCGTGTCGACCGACTACGACATGTGCGACCGCCTCTACTTCGATGAGCTCAGCTTTGAGCGCGTCATGGACATCATCGACCTCGAGGCACCCCGCGGAGTCATCGTGAGCGTGGGCGGACAGATACCCAACAACCTTGCGATGAAGCTCTATCGCCGTCACGTGCCCGTGCTCGGCACATCGCCCATATCGATTGACCGCGCCGAAAACCGCCATAAGTTCTCGGCCATGCTCGATCAGCTCGGCATCGACCAGCCGCGTTGGAAGGAGCTCACCACCACCGAGGACATCGACAGCTTTGTCGAGGAGGTAGGATTCCCGGTTCTCATCCGTCCAAGCTACGTGCTGTCAGGCGCAGCCATGAACGTGTGCTACGACTACGAGCAGATGCACCGCTTCCTCGGACAGGCCGCCAAGGTTTCTAAAGAGTACCCTGTAGTCGTTTCCGAATTCCTCCAGAACGCCAAGGAGATCGAGTTTGACGCCGTTGCACGTAACGGCGAGATCGTTGAATACGCCATCTCGGAGCACATCGAGTTTGCCGGAGTTCACTCGGGCGACGCCACACTCGTGTTCCCCGCTCAGAAGATATACCTCGCCACCGCACGACGCATCAAGCGCATCAGCGCACAGATAGCCCGCGAGCTCAACATTTCGGGTCCGTTCAACATCCAGTACCTGGCCAAGGACAACGATGTAAAGGTAATCGAGTGCAATCTCCGCGCTTCGCGTTCGTTCCCCTTCGTCAGCAAGGTGCTCAAGCAGAATTTCATCGAAACCGCAACACGCATCATGCTCGGCGAGAAGATTGAGCCCATAAATTCATCGACATTCGACATTGACTACATCGGCATCAAGGCTTCGCAATTCTCATTTGCCCGTCTTCACAAGGCCGACCCGGTTCTGGGCGTCGACATGTCGTCGACCGGCGAAGTAGGCTGCCTCGGCAAGGACTTTGACGAAGCGTTGCTCAACGCCATGATTTCAGTTGGCCACCACGTACCCAACGGTGCCGTCCTCGTAAGCTCGGGCGATGTACGCGGCAAGGTTGACATGCTCGACGCATGCCGCCTGCTCGACGAAAACGGCTACAAGATATATGCCACCGAAGGCACCGCACGCTTCCTCAACAACAACGGCATCGAGGCACAGGCTGTGTGCTGGCCCGACGAGGAGGGCGAAAACGTGCTCGACCTCATAGCCGGACACGGTGTCGACCTTATCATCAACATTCCCAAGAACCACACCAAGCGTGAGCTCACCAACGGCTACCGCATACGCCGCTGGGCCATCGACCACAACATCCCGCTGCTCACCAACGCCCGACTTGCAAGCGCCTACGTAAAGGCCTTCATCAACAAGCCGGTCGACAAGCTCGGCATCACATCATGGCAGGAGTATTGATGACACTCTCACCAAGTTAGAGTTATTCATGTTTAATTTTTGCGAAACGCTCCGTGATGCAGCCATCGACAATGCATCACGGAGCGTTTTGTAATGTAAGAGCCGGTTCGACAATAAATGTTAACGGCAGGGCGGTCAATTGTTGAGTGATTTTTCTTTAGCTCTTGAGGAAGCGATGGGGCTCCATCGTGACCGAAAGAGCTAAAGAAAAGCGCCAACGAGTGGCCGAGGCGAAGGTAACTTTCGTCCCATCAAATATCTGGGCAGCATCTTCCACTGACATCCGGTGTAAACCAGATATGCAATAGCCGTGAACATCTTATAGAGGTCTGTCCGTTCCTTTCCATGGAAGCCTGACAAAAACTTACGGATGCGCTTCCGCCGGCAATGCTTAAACTTTATTTTCATGGAGCCAATGATTTATGTTACTGAGATATAACACAAATCAAACCTTTTCCCCTTTTGTTTGAACCGAAATTACCATCGCCTCGCATATTGCGGGCGCTTTTCGGACTGTTTGTCAGTCGTGTACATCCGGTACACTCCTTCCTCGCAGACCAAAAATCGCTCCGCACTATGCGACCCTTCCGTTAACATTTATTGTCGAACCGGCTCTAAAGCCGGCATTATCCG contains:
- a CDS encoding DUF3853 family protein encodes the protein MELQSLLSKPVWQMTGEELLFLSRQSADTNTNQSPANEHAATKHYVYGIAGICEIFSCSKPTAIRIKKSGRIDKAITQVGRKIVIDTDLALQLASQKPMPRKR
- the carB gene encoding carbamoyl-phosphate synthase (glutamine-hydrolyzing) large subunit, translated to MKKVLLLGSGALKIGQAGEFDYSGSQALKALREEGISTVLINPNIATIQTSEGVADRVYFLPITPYFVEEVIKKERPDGILLAFGGQTALNCGTELYLNGTLDRYGVKVLGTSVEAIMITEDRDLFVKKLNEIEVKTPVSQAVETIGDAIEVAHRIGFPVMVRSGYALGGLGSGICYNDEEFRTHCESALAYSKQILVEESLKGWKEIEFEVIRDANDHCFTVVPMENFDPLGIHTGESIVVAPIVSLTPDQIKMLEDIATRVVRHIGIVGECNIQYAFNAETNDYRIIEINARLSRSSALASKASGYPLAFVAAKLALGYTLDQIGEMGTPNSAYVAPKVDYMIVKIPRWDLTKFVGVDREIGSSMKSVGEIMSIGKSFEEIMQKGLRMIGQGMHGFVGNNDIHFDDLDNALTHPTDLRVFAIAQALEEGYTIDRIEELTKIDKWFIERLNNIVTYAAKLKEYDKIEDLPREVLHEAKRLGFSDFQIARLVENPEGTMESEVLRVRAHRKSLEVLPKVRRINTVASEYPDLTNYLYVTYGADENSIRYDLNAGNNIVVLGSGAYRIGSSVEFDWCSVNAASTCRKLGYKSIMINYNPETVSTDYDMCDRLYFDELSFERVMDIIDLEAPRGVIVSVGGQIPNNLAMKLYRRHVPVLGTSPISIDRAENRHKFSAMLDQLGIDQPRWKELTTTEDIDSFVEEVGFPVLIRPSYVLSGAAMNVCYDYEQMHRFLGQAAKVSKEYPVVVSEFLQNAKEIEFDAVARNGEIVEYAISEHIEFAGVHSGDATLVFPAQKIYLATARRIKRISAQIARELNISGPFNIQYLAKDNDVKVIECNLRASRSFPFVSKVLKQNFIETATRIMLGEKIEPINSSTFDIDYIGIKASQFSFARLHKADPVLGVDMSSTGEVGCLGKDFDEALLNAMISVGHHVPNGAVLVSSGDVRGKVDMLDACRLLDENGYKIYATEGTARFLNNNGIEAQAVCWPDEEGENVLDLIAGHGVDLIINIPKNHTKRELTNGYRIRRWAIDHNIPLLTNARLASAYVKAFINKPVDKLGITSWQEY